In Calothrix sp. PCC 7507, one DNA window encodes the following:
- a CDS encoding dienelactone hydrolase family protein, translated as MTNTGIRTSQIKVPNGDLQIDAYLAEPANEGKFPAVIVIQEIFGVNIHIREVAEKLAKEGYVAIAPTLFQRTAPGFEGGYTPEDVQQGRKYKDQTTAEEILSDIQAAIAYLKSLPNVQGDAIGSIGFCFGGHVVYLAATLPDIKATASFYGGGIPNSTPGGGEPTITRTAEIKGPIYAFFGLEDKGIPLEQTEQIEAELQKNLIPHAVFRYPGADHGFFCNHRASYNPAAASEAWKHVVELFQKNLQTV; from the coding sequence ATGACAAACACAGGAATTCGTACAAGTCAAATTAAAGTACCCAACGGTGATCTGCAAATTGATGCTTACTTGGCTGAACCCGCAAATGAAGGAAAATTCCCCGCTGTGATTGTGATTCAAGAAATATTTGGGGTGAATATTCACATTCGGGAAGTGGCCGAGAAACTAGCTAAAGAGGGGTATGTAGCGATCGCACCGACTCTATTTCAACGCACCGCCCCCGGTTTTGAAGGTGGATATACCCCTGAAGATGTCCAGCAGGGGAGAAAATATAAGGATCAGACCACAGCAGAGGAAATTTTGAGTGATATTCAGGCAGCGATCGCCTATTTAAAAAGCCTACCAAATGTCCAAGGAGATGCGATCGGCTCCATCGGTTTCTGTTTTGGTGGTCACGTAGTTTATCTAGCCGCGACACTCCCAGATATCAAAGCCACAGCGTCCTTCTATGGTGGCGGTATTCCTAACTCAACCCCTGGCGGTGGAGAGCCTACCATTACCCGCACCGCAGAAATAAAAGGCCCCATTTATGCCTTCTTTGGCCTCGAAGACAAAGGTATCCCATTAGAGCAGACAGAACAGATAGAAGCAGAATTACAGAAAAATCTGATTCCCCATGCTGTTTTTCGCTATCCTGGCGCAGATCATGGCTTTTTCTGCAACCATCGCGCCAGCTACAACCCCGCAGCCGCTAGCGAAGCTTGGAAACACGTGGTAGAACTATTCCAAAAAAATCTGCAGACAGTTTAA
- a CDS encoding VOC family protein: MTLQAVHHIQVTYPPEAEDATHLFYSQVLGLTEIPRPEVIQNDPGVWYNLGSIELHLSQEKNTNNHATRRHICFQVDHLQAYEEYLKAHGVEIIPDQLPIPGFKRFFLRDPAGNRIEITEITNNFPVKFTADDLSLNRPSAVVS, encoded by the coding sequence ATGACTCTTCAAGCAGTTCATCATATTCAGGTTACATATCCCCCCGAAGCGGAAGATGCAACGCATTTATTCTACAGTCAAGTTTTGGGACTAACTGAAATTCCCAGACCTGAAGTGATTCAAAACGATCCAGGAGTGTGGTATAATTTGGGAAGCATTGAATTGCATCTCAGTCAAGAAAAAAATACTAATAACCATGCGACTAGACGACACATTTGTTTCCAAGTTGATCACTTGCAAGCCTATGAGGAATACTTAAAAGCGCATGGAGTAGAAATTATTCCTGATCAATTACCAATCCCCGGATTTAAAAGATTTTTCCTGCGCGATCCGGCTGGTAATCGGATTGAAATTACGGAAATTACCAACAATTTCCCTGTGAAATTCACGGCAGATGATTTGTCATTGAATAGACCTTCAGCAGTGGTTTCTTAA
- a CDS encoding ABC transporter substrate-binding protein produces the protein MTFIYHRRLKRRELLGLGISTAALAACGQLNSRPNAATNTSKTAPKLRLGFQPPYVAVHALREQKLLEKAFAGESTSFEFSRLLSLKPVTEALSAGAIDLGLGGTPIAAIAAGQPIRVIALVERSPKTHALLVLPKSPIKKVTDLKGKKIGNPSGKSYTFAVRVLERAGLKDTDVEWIQVENDAGRAALLSGAIDVWGTWDPFYASAEVAKEVVPLIDGEGYQLNYVALFGRAEYIEQHPDTIQRFLQAYKQASIWVKDNRQAAVDILVKENKLSPEAAVLTLGRRNIIFETPNEEYRNDLVDQAKRLANLGLIKQEPNWDKAIDTTIAKSVAS, from the coding sequence GTGACTTTTATCTATCATCGTCGCCTAAAACGTCGTGAATTACTGGGATTAGGTATTTCCACAGCTGCCCTAGCGGCTTGTGGACAGCTCAATAGTAGACCAAATGCCGCCACCAACACGAGCAAAACTGCCCCTAAGTTACGCTTGGGCTTTCAACCACCCTATGTTGCTGTACATGCATTGAGGGAACAAAAGCTATTGGAGAAAGCATTTGCAGGAGAGTCAACCAGTTTTGAGTTCAGCCGACTGTTATCGCTCAAGCCAGTCACCGAAGCATTATCAGCTGGGGCGATCGATTTGGGTTTGGGTGGTACACCAATCGCCGCGATCGCTGCTGGTCAACCAATCCGTGTCATCGCCTTAGTTGAACGCAGTCCCAAAACCCATGCACTGCTAGTCCTCCCTAAATCACCAATCAAAAAAGTCACTGATTTAAAAGGTAAAAAAATCGGTAATCCATCTGGAAAAAGCTACACATTTGCAGTCCGAGTACTGGAGAGGGCGGGACTGAAAGATACTGATGTGGAGTGGATTCAGGTAGAAAACGATGCAGGTAGAGCCGCATTATTATCAGGTGCTATAGATGTGTGGGGAACGTGGGACCCTTTCTATGCTAGTGCTGAGGTTGCTAAAGAGGTTGTTCCCTTAATAGATGGCGAAGGATACCAATTAAATTATGTCGCCCTGTTTGGACGCGCCGAGTATATAGAACAGCATCCAGACACAATACAGCGGTTTCTCCAAGCATATAAACAAGCATCAATTTGGGTCAAAGATAACCGTCAAGCTGCAGTGGATATCCTAGTCAAGGAGAACAAGCTTTCACCAGAAGCGGCTGTTTTAACTCTGGGACGGAGAAACATTATTTTTGAAACACCCAATGAAGAGTACCGCAATGATCTTGTAGATCAAGCCAAGCGGTTAGCTAATCTGGGGCTAATTAAACAAGAACCAAACTGGGATAAAGCAATTGATACTACGATTGCTAAATCTGTGGCTTCATAA
- a CDS encoding LLM class flavin-dependent oxidoreductase — protein sequence MTLTHYPGEIVDWKHFPSPTDFALSPLSQALKQPVLLGLFLPIQAGGWSGSTLPRTTDWSFDYNKDLVLKAESLDFDLVFALSQWLPKGGYGGVFNGQALDSFVTTAALTSLTQKILLISTIHVLYGPIHPLHLAKYGATLDHISGGRWGINVVTGHRAVEHEMFGWPRIEHDHRYELAAEFIEVVQRLWADDDNFSFEGKSSWKLGGGFVTPKPKYGRPVLVNATGSDAGISFAARYSDIVFITSPGTSDFAGSIEVLPAHAARVKQAARDIGREVRTLLNPMVISRETESETWAYHDAIVAHADPDSPNGFHRLNSDAHAWRGRRGIDAPKRRAIGGNIEVIGTPEQVVEQFLQLKQAGIDGLQLSFFDFKEDLEFFGDRILPLMKQAGLRL from the coding sequence ATGACCCTTACCCATTACCCTGGTGAAATTGTTGACTGGAAGCACTTTCCCAGTCCTACAGACTTTGCCCTTAGTCCCCTGTCGCAAGCTCTGAAACAGCCTGTGCTGCTGGGTTTGTTCTTACCCATCCAAGCAGGCGGGTGGAGTGGTTCTACACTACCGCGTACCACTGACTGGAGTTTCGATTACAACAAGGACTTAGTACTCAAAGCCGAGTCTCTAGACTTTGATTTGGTGTTTGCATTGTCACAATGGCTACCCAAAGGTGGCTATGGTGGGGTGTTTAACGGCCAAGCCCTAGACTCTTTCGTGACTACCGCCGCCCTGACGAGTTTGACGCAAAAAATCCTGCTGATCTCTACTATCCATGTACTCTATGGACCAATACATCCCCTGCACTTGGCTAAGTATGGTGCAACCTTAGACCACATATCAGGCGGCCGCTGGGGTATTAATGTAGTGACTGGACACCGGGCGGTAGAGCATGAGATGTTCGGCTGGCCACGTATCGAACATGACCACCGTTATGAATTGGCGGCGGAGTTTATCGAGGTCGTACAGCGTTTGTGGGCTGATGACGACAACTTCTCTTTTGAGGGTAAGTCATCGTGGAAGCTCGGCGGTGGCTTCGTCACACCCAAACCCAAATACGGGCGTCCGGTGCTGGTGAATGCGACTGGTTCCGATGCTGGCATTTCCTTTGCTGCACGGTACTCGGACATCGTATTTATTACTAGTCCTGGGACTTCAGACTTTGCTGGCTCTATCGAAGTATTACCTGCCCATGCAGCTAGGGTGAAGCAAGCAGCCAGGGATATTGGCCGGGAAGTGCGTACCCTTTTGAATCCGATGGTGATTAGCCGAGAAACTGAAAGTGAAACCTGGGCATACCACGACGCGATCGTCGCCCACGCCGACCCAGATTCACCCAATGGCTTTCATCGTCTCAATAGCGATGCTCACGCCTGGAGGGGACGTAGAGGTATAGATGCACCGAAGCGCCGCGCTATTGGGGGCAATATCGAGGTGATTGGGACGCCTGAGCAGGTAGTCGAGCAGTTTCTCCAGCTCAAGCAGGCGGGGATTGACGGGCTACAGTTAAGCTTTTTTGACTTCAAAGAAGACCTAGAATTTTTTGGCGATCGCATCCTACCACTGATGAAGCAGGCAGGACTAAGGCTTTAA
- a CDS encoding alpha/beta fold hydrolase translates to MTPTTEFEHQNFQDAIARHRLQVNGIRLHFATSGVGDPVVLLHGWPQTWYAWRKVIPLLARHYTVIAPDLRGFGDSSKPVTGYDKKTVAQDIHALVHELGYENIFLVGHDLGGQVAYAYAAQYPLEVRRFVFMESNLPGFGLERSMDVANGGSWHFGFNMAGDISEALVQGRESLFIKYFFRRETVGTIDPRAINDNDIDEYTYSLKQPGALRGMFAHYRALFQDAADNKEFGKSLLPMPVLAVAGDQGYHQNTRKAMEAVAKDVRSVIIQNSGHYVPEEQPKLLVHHLLAFFQE, encoded by the coding sequence ATGACGCCAACAACTGAATTTGAACACCAAAACTTTCAAGATGCGATCGCCCGTCATCGGCTGCAAGTCAATGGTATTCGCTTACACTTTGCCACATCCGGTGTAGGTGATCCTGTGGTACTACTCCACGGCTGGCCGCAGACTTGGTACGCATGGCGTAAAGTCATACCACTACTGGCAAGGCACTACACCGTTATTGCCCCTGATTTGCGGGGTTTTGGCGATTCATCTAAACCAGTCACTGGCTACGATAAAAAGACTGTTGCTCAAGATATCCATGCTTTAGTACACGAGTTAGGATACGAAAACATTTTTCTAGTCGGGCATGACTTGGGAGGACAGGTTGCTTATGCCTACGCGGCTCAGTATCCCTTAGAGGTGCGTCGCTTCGTGTTTATGGAGAGTAACCTGCCAGGTTTTGGATTAGAACGCTCAATGGATGTTGCTAATGGTGGCAGTTGGCATTTTGGCTTTAACATGGCTGGGGATATTTCGGAGGCACTGGTACAGGGACGGGAGAGCCTATTTATCAAGTATTTTTTTCGCCGTGAAACAGTGGGCACAATCGATCCGAGGGCGATAAATGACAATGATATTGATGAATATACTTATAGCTTGAAGCAACCAGGGGCACTGCGAGGGATGTTTGCACACTATCGGGCCCTGTTTCAGGATGCCGCAGATAACAAGGAATTTGGCAAATCTCTCTTACCAATGCCAGTGCTGGCTGTAGCTGGTGACCAAGGCTACCACCAAAATACACGCAAAGCAATGGAGGCAGTAGCTAAAGATGTGCGTAGTGTGATTATCCAAAACTCTGGGCACTATGTCCCAGAAGAACAACCAAAGTTACTTGTACACCATTTATTAGCGTTCTTTCAGGAGTAA
- a CDS encoding SDR family NAD(P)-dependent oxidoreductase, translated as MAGKLAGKVAIITGASSGIGEATAIALAAEGAHVVLAARRAELLTALAAKITAHGGQALAIVTDVTDETQVNDLVHRVNTELGRVDIVVNNAGIALLGTIESGNSADWKRSFDLNVLGLLYVTHAALPILKQQQSGHIVNISSVAGRTARAGIGVYNATKWGVNALSEALRQEVYKDNIRVTIIEPGLVDTGIDDHITDPVSKQRILERRKSITPLQSEDIAAAIVYAVTQPQHVNVNEILIRPTGQDN; from the coding sequence ATGGCTGGTAAATTAGCAGGAAAAGTAGCAATTATTACTGGAGCCTCTTCGGGTATTGGTGAAGCAACAGCGATCGCCCTCGCCGCAGAGGGGGCACATGTAGTACTCGCGGCTAGGCGTGCCGAACTACTTACAGCATTGGCAGCAAAGATTACGGCTCATGGTGGTCAAGCGCTAGCAATTGTGACTGATGTCACCGATGAAACCCAAGTCAATGATTTAGTACACAGGGTAAATACAGAATTAGGTCGAGTGGATATTGTGGTAAATAATGCTGGTATTGCCTTGCTCGGCACCATTGAGAGTGGCAATTCAGCAGACTGGAAGCGATCGTTTGATCTCAATGTTCTAGGGCTACTGTATGTCACCCATGCAGCTTTACCCATTTTGAAACAGCAGCAATCTGGTCATATAGTCAATATCTCCTCAGTGGCTGGTCGCACAGCACGGGCTGGTATTGGGGTTTACAATGCCACAAAGTGGGGTGTTAACGCCCTTTCGGAAGCCTTGCGCCAAGAAGTCTACAAAGATAATATTCGCGTCACCATCATCGAACCAGGCTTGGTGGATACGGGAATTGATGACCATATTACCGACCCTGTGAGCAAACAACGCATACTCGAACGCCGCAAATCCATTACACCTCTGCAAAGCGAAGATATTGCTGCGGCGATCGTTTACGCTGTCACCCAACCACAGCATGTGAATGTCAATGAAATCCTCATTAGACCAACAGGACAAGATAATTAA
- a CDS encoding DHA2 family efflux MFS transporter permease subunit, protein MAKLQAEPLPLSDSQKRWVLFGIGLGVFMSTLDVGIINVTLPTLVQAFDTTFPTAQWAALSYQLVSSSLVLGATRLGDMWGKKSLYQAGLIVFTLGSLLCGLAPSIEWLIAFRALQGLGAVFISGLGLAIITEVFPASERGRAVGVIGSVVSLGIASGPSAGGLLLNWSGWHSIFLINVPLGIIASFLVARVVPPSVRLPGKQKFDPFGALLALLTLSSFGLGMTSGQSQGFISINALVLLSIAALSFATFLVVEAIIEQPLLELHLFRNFQLSMSLLSGWLVSIVLGGGLLITPFFLEQVKNYPIAKVGLLMAVSPVLTGLTAPLAGRLADRFGSQLINSIGLGLMIAGCLGISTFDAQITEFGYVSRYLFYGVGLGLFLSPNNTIVMGSVPRNRLGIASGLLSLSRTAGNTVGVSLIGAIFGGLVASVAAGADVSVAPPEAIVVGFQGTYRFAALVLSLAAIASISRFHNLRSWTALSQTLRGFFRFTRQPKIPTYHLQALRSFVQLSQNPRDLNALNDLEEGLSHTDIYQASREYIKSHPDVLQIVQERYLAPAPDLDALLNYATDSLGYVYAFYMKKSGLNPELVGQVKIEDDNSYIRLRLRQTHHIHHIITGFENDLAGEVGLHAFYLAQTRSPLSVAAIAIGIVYTLHSKEDLHTIITRIHQGWNMGLKARPLLAQKWEENWQQPLSAFRTELGLKALVAKHSLSSLTNSGSNTDGW, encoded by the coding sequence TTGGCAAAACTGCAAGCAGAACCTCTGCCATTGTCAGACTCTCAAAAACGTTGGGTGCTGTTCGGCATCGGACTCGGGGTATTCATGTCTACCTTAGACGTGGGTATCATCAATGTGACTCTACCCACATTGGTGCAAGCCTTTGATACCACTTTTCCCACAGCCCAATGGGCAGCATTGAGTTACCAATTAGTTAGTTCCAGCCTAGTTTTGGGAGCAACCCGTCTGGGGGATATGTGGGGCAAAAAGTCCCTATACCAAGCCGGACTCATTGTGTTTACCTTGGGTTCACTGTTGTGTGGTCTGGCTCCTAGCATCGAGTGGCTGATTGCTTTTCGGGCACTCCAAGGATTAGGGGCTGTGTTCATCTCTGGACTGGGTTTGGCGATTATCACAGAAGTCTTCCCCGCTTCCGAACGAGGTCGGGCGGTTGGCGTTATCGGTAGTGTCGTGTCGCTGGGTATTGCTTCTGGCCCTTCTGCTGGTGGACTGCTGCTGAACTGGTCAGGCTGGCATAGTATCTTCCTCATCAATGTACCACTGGGGATCATTGCTAGTTTTTTGGTAGCTAGGGTAGTACCGCCTTCTGTACGTCTTCCAGGTAAGCAAAAATTTGACCCGTTTGGAGCTTTGTTAGCTCTACTCACCTTGAGCAGCTTTGGGCTGGGTATGACATCAGGACAGAGTCAGGGATTTATAAGTATCAACGCTTTGGTATTACTGTCTATAGCTGCCCTAAGTTTTGCGACCTTTTTGGTAGTGGAAGCCATTATAGAACAGCCACTTTTAGAGCTACACTTATTTCGGAATTTTCAACTGAGCATGAGTTTGCTCAGTGGCTGGCTAGTATCTATTGTCCTTGGTGGCGGGCTACTGATTACCCCCTTCTTTCTAGAGCAAGTTAAGAACTATCCCATAGCAAAAGTGGGGTTGCTGATGGCTGTGTCGCCTGTACTCACTGGATTAACTGCGCCTCTGGCGGGTAGACTTGCAGACCGCTTTGGCTCCCAGTTAATCAACTCTATTGGGCTGGGGTTGATGATTGCTGGCTGTTTAGGAATTAGTACCTTTGATGCTCAAATTACTGAGTTTGGGTATGTGTCGCGGTATTTATTTTATGGTGTTGGGTTGGGCTTATTTTTATCACCCAACAACACTATCGTTATGGGATCAGTACCCCGAAATCGGCTAGGGATTGCTTCTGGTTTATTGTCTTTATCTCGCACTGCAGGGAATACGGTAGGAGTTTCTTTGATAGGAGCGATATTTGGCGGGTTAGTCGCTAGCGTTGCTGCAGGTGCGGATGTCTCTGTGGCTCCACCTGAGGCTATTGTTGTAGGTTTTCAAGGAACCTATCGCTTTGCAGCCTTAGTTTTGAGTTTAGCAGCGATCGCTTCCATCTCCAGATTTCATAATCTCAGATCCTGGACTGCTTTAAGTCAGACCTTGAGAGGATTTTTCCGATTCACAAGGCAGCCTAAAATACCCACTTATCACCTGCAAGCTTTGAGGAGTTTTGTACAACTATCCCAAAATCCTCGTGATCTAAATGCCTTAAATGACCTAGAAGAGGGATTAAGTCATACGGACATTTATCAAGCATCTAGAGAGTATATCAAATCCCATCCTGATGTCTTGCAGATTGTGCAAGAGCGTTATCTAGCTCCCGCACCAGACCTAGATGCACTGCTAAACTATGCGACCGATTCTTTAGGATATGTTTATGCTTTTTACATGAAAAAATCTGGGTTAAATCCAGAGTTGGTGGGGCAGGTAAAGATTGAAGATGACAACAGTTATATTAGGTTGCGCCTACGTCAGACTCACCATATCCATCACATAATTACCGGCTTTGAGAATGATCTGGCTGGTGAAGTCGGACTACATGCATTTTACTTAGCCCAAACTAGATCGCCTTTATCAGTTGCAGCGATCGCTATAGGTATCGTCTACACGCTGCATTCAAAAGAGGATTTGCATACCATTATTACCCGTATTCACCAGGGATGGAATATGGGCTTGAAGGCTAGACCTTTATTAGCCCAGAAGTGGGAAGAAAATTGGCAACAGCCTTTGAGTGCTTTCAGAACAGAACTAGGGCTGAAAGCTTTAGTTGCAAAACATTCTTTGTCGTCGTTAACAAATTCAGGGAGTAATACAGATGGCTGGTAA
- a CDS encoding NAD(P)-dependent oxidoreductase yields the protein MAIQTVGILSPGDMGGAIAAVLNKNGMRTVAALNDRSPRTKQLAAAAKIENVGSLQNLVVESDLVLSVLVPSAATPAAKQVAEAIKQVGKNILYADCNAIAPDRVKAIEPIIQAAGGQFIDASIIGPPPRVPNRTRIYASGKPAGELEKLRTYGLDIRVIDDEIGKASGLKMCYAALTKGLTAIATELLIAAHRLDLDEVLQQELSTSQKNLLDLLHHSIPSMAPKAHRWVGEMEEIAATFGAVGLTERTFEGAADIYRFVKETSLGKEKPEERNSDRLLADIIAQLSDDNL from the coding sequence ATGGCAATACAAACGGTTGGTATCTTAAGTCCAGGTGATATGGGCGGGGCGATCGCTGCGGTGCTAAACAAAAATGGGATGAGGACAGTTGCAGCCTTAAATGACAGAAGTCCCCGGACTAAACAATTAGCAGCAGCAGCGAAAATTGAGAATGTTGGTTCCCTACAAAATCTAGTTGTTGAATCAGACTTAGTGCTTAGTGTCCTAGTCCCCTCAGCTGCGACGCCAGCAGCAAAGCAGGTAGCTGAGGCGATCAAACAAGTAGGAAAAAATATTCTGTATGCAGACTGTAATGCGATCGCACCTGATAGAGTAAAAGCCATTGAGCCGATTATCCAAGCTGCTGGAGGACAATTTATCGATGCATCAATTATTGGGCCACCGCCACGAGTACCTAACCGCACTCGCATTTATGCATCAGGAAAGCCAGCAGGGGAGTTAGAAAAATTACGCACCTATGGCTTAGATATCCGTGTAATCGATGATGAAATTGGTAAGGCTTCTGGTTTGAAAATGTGCTACGCTGCGTTGACAAAAGGGTTAACAGCGATCGCCACAGAATTACTCATCGCCGCCCATCGCCTAGATTTAGATGAAGTGTTACAGCAGGAACTCTCCACTAGCCAAAAGAACTTGCTTGACTTATTGCATCATTCCATACCATCAATGGCACCAAAAGCTCATCGTTGGGTTGGCGAAATGGAAGAGATAGCAGCTACCTTCGGTGCTGTGGGTTTGACAGAACGCACCTTTGAAGGCGCTGCAGATATTTATCGCTTTGTGAAAGAGACTTCTTTGGGTAAGGAAAAACCGGAGGAGAGAAATAGCGATCGCCTACTTGCCGATATTATTGCCCAGCTTTCTGATGACAACCTATAG
- a CDS encoding class I SAM-dependent methyltransferase encodes MIARKFEHPDVKDFIDTYYENRVDWQILADEIFEIIKCQNCTFIWQKYILDSIGLSKLYSEWISSEQSLAKKQCANMQLYSKYAKQIQYINSFFPERKPREIKVLDYGCGWGYWCLMAKAHGYEVMGVEISEQRVQFAKNNSLNIVYSLSEISGKQFDFINSQQSFEHIPNPLENLRYLVKTLSHGGIIRISVPNGKKIEKELKSPQWKAKKDAIHPLEHINCFTPRSLIYMAEEAGLKLMHDKYQQQIEFKEQLKEFIKTFWGRFDLDSIGTSLYFIKLI; translated from the coding sequence TTGATTGCACGTAAGTTTGAGCATCCTGATGTCAAAGATTTTATTGATACATATTATGAAAATAGAGTTGATTGGCAAATTTTAGCTGATGAAATTTTTGAAATTATTAAATGTCAAAATTGTACCTTTATATGGCAAAAGTATATTTTAGACTCTATTGGTCTATCTAAACTTTACAGTGAATGGATTTCATCAGAGCAAAGTTTAGCGAAAAAACAATGTGCAAATATGCAGTTATACTCCAAATATGCTAAACAAATACAGTACATAAATAGTTTCTTCCCAGAAAGAAAGCCTAGGGAAATAAAAGTATTAGATTATGGATGTGGTTGGGGATACTGGTGTTTAATGGCAAAAGCTCATGGTTACGAGGTTATGGGTGTTGAAATATCGGAGCAAAGAGTACAATTTGCTAAAAATAATTCTTTAAATATAGTTTATAGTCTGAGTGAAATTTCCGGTAAACAATTTGATTTTATTAACTCACAACAATCTTTTGAGCATATTCCTAATCCTTTAGAAAATCTGAGATATTTAGTTAAAACTTTGAGTCATGGAGGAATAATTAGAATTTCAGTACCTAATGGTAAAAAAATAGAAAAAGAATTAAAGTCTCCCCAATGGAAAGCCAAAAAAGATGCTATTCATCCTCTTGAACATATCAATTGTTTCACTCCCAGAAGCTTGATATACATGGCTGAGGAAGCAGGCTTAAAACTAATGCATGATAAATATCAACAACAAATTGAGTTTAAAGAACAGCTAAAAGAATTTATTAAAACATTTTGGGGAAGGTTTGATTTAGATAGCATCGGCACATCTCTTTATTTTATTAAACTTATTTAG
- a CDS encoding basic amino acid ABC transporter substrate-binding protein: protein MNRKWHQLILSLGCLLLIIICNSCQSTITTSPNTGTKPFKVATDPTFIPFESQNASGQLEGFDIDLMNAIAKISGLPIQFQNLPFDGMISTLQAKRVDAAISGITITPERLKTIAFSRPYFKAGLAITVRANNQNIQDFNSLKGKKIGVQIGSTGATFAKTIPNAKISTFNSGPEFFQDLINGNVDAVISDAFATLYAIKNGNLKGIKVVANLLTEEYYGIATPKDSPYLEVINKAITNLLSNGTYQQIYQKWFNTTPPKLPESSI from the coding sequence ATGAACAGAAAATGGCATCAACTAATTCTAAGCTTAGGCTGTTTGCTATTGATAATTATCTGTAATAGTTGTCAATCCACCATCACGACAAGCCCGAATACAGGAACTAAACCATTTAAAGTAGCTACAGACCCTACTTTTATCCCCTTTGAGAGCCAAAATGCTAGTGGTCAATTGGAAGGTTTTGATATTGATTTGATGAATGCGATCGCTAAAATATCAGGTTTACCAATTCAGTTTCAAAATCTACCTTTTGATGGCATGATTTCTACTTTACAAGCCAAGAGAGTTGATGCAGCAATTAGTGGGATTACTATTACCCCTGAACGTCTGAAAACAATTGCTTTTTCTCGCCCTTATTTTAAAGCTGGACTAGCAATTACTGTACGAGCAAACAACCAAAATATTCAAGATTTCAATAGTCTTAAAGGCAAAAAAATTGGTGTGCAAATAGGCTCAACTGGGGCAACTTTTGCCAAAACCATCCCGAACGCTAAGATTAGCACTTTTAACTCTGGCCCGGAATTTTTCCAAGACTTAATCAATGGTAACGTAGATGCAGTAATTAGCGATGCTTTTGCTACTTTGTATGCAATTAAAAACGGTAACCTCAAAGGCATCAAAGTTGTTGCTAATCTACTAACAGAAGAATATTACGGAATTGCTACGCCTAAAGATTCTCCTTACCTGGAAGTAATTAACAAAGCTATCACCAATTTGTTATCTAATGGTACTTACCAGCAAATTTATCAAAAATGGTTTAACACCACGCCTCCTAAATTACCAGAATCTTCAATCTGA
- a CDS encoding YcxB family protein, with the protein MQFAYRLNVNDLKEASQSHSKKGLLKYCLLMAGILLLTSILPLLTQGGISFREIFWSILLPNILFFIFIYVLMRILQNFLISRNWKSQPGAKSDISVETTEEGLQITTQSSDSRLKWSLYTHWKETPNLFMVYQSHNCFNIFPKRAFSSEEQVNEFRALLRTNLQNK; encoded by the coding sequence ATGCAATTTGCATATCGCCTAAATGTCAACGACTTGAAAGAAGCAAGTCAATCTCACTCCAAAAAAGGATTATTGAAATATTGCTTATTAATGGCGGGAATTCTTCTATTGACATCAATACTGCCCTTACTCACACAAGGAGGTATCTCCTTCAGAGAGATTTTCTGGAGTATTCTTTTACCTAACATATTATTCTTCATTTTTATATATGTATTAATGCGGATTTTACAAAATTTTCTGATTAGTCGTAATTGGAAGAGTCAACCTGGGGCAAAATCTGACATTAGCGTAGAAACAACTGAAGAAGGATTACAGATTACTACACAATCATCAGATTCAAGACTGAAGTGGTCACTTTATACACACTGGAAAGAAACTCCCAACTTATTTATGGTTTATCAATCTCACAACTGCTTTAATATATTTCCCAAACGCGCTTTTAGCAGTGAAGAACAAGTTAACGAATTTCGAGCATTGTTGCGTACAAACTTACAAAATAAATAG